The DNA region atctacccggacataaaaaTACTTTAGCTACGTATGGAGACTACCCTGACATAAACATGCtctagcacccacaactagtagcacataacaattacatcacctagggggtagtttcccccttacaaggttaaACAAAAGACTTACCTCGCTATGAATATCCATAACCGGCTTCAACGCCTTTCTAACACCTCAAAATGATGCCAAACGATCagaaactaatcaaacaacgtgcaaaccaatcaaaatatactccaatactcgtaatttaataattagaaataaattcccaactcctcaagaaaagtcaacaaagtcaaccctcgggcccacgcgtccggatttcaaaaattatcaaaaataattattacccataacttatatattttatattacgaAAATAATCCAATTTCGTCCATGaattgaccctcaaatcaaggatttaccatctcataactttggggctcaaaatccccaatttttacaATCCAAACACAGATAAAAATGATAACCAACGAAACTAATCAtggaaaaacatcaaaataatggTCATATATTTACCCCCTTGTTTATACGAGAACAATGTCGCAAACGtcacctcaaacggagctctaaaactcaagatatgctcaaaatactaaaatgctcgGTCTATCCATTTAAAAGACTATCCAGGCGATTTTTCTTCTTTGCCTTCGCGGGActccttcgcattcgtgaagagaaAATTTTGAGTTGATCGGACAAcccaaatttccttcttcgcgttcgcgaagaacaaagtccgtACCAGAAACCATCAATCTTTCCCGACATGGAAATAGGCATAACTATCTCATACGACCTCGGAATTCAACGATTATTATTGCTATGGTTCCGTAATTACTATACGAATCTAATGGTTTAATCAAATCCCAAATAAAAAGTTGTTTTCCTAATATGGTACCCTTTATGTCCAAAGTAACGacgttgaaacatcaaataagagcgcgatacaacccaaacacacctgaggccctcgggaccctgttcaattacacaaaccagtcccaaaatataacacaaacctactcgaggactcaaatcataccaaacaatattaAAACCATTAATCGACGATCAAATCCTCCTTTTAActtttaaacatttaaacttcgacgaacgcgtccgaatcacatcaaaacattccggaatgacgccaaactttgcgcgcaagtcataaatcacgataaaaacctattccaaggctcgaaactccaaacggatatcgataacattaaaattcacttcaaactaaacttatgaaattctagaacttccaaaatgccaactttccataataggcgccgaaataatttcgggccacccgatactcaaccctaACATAcccccaagtccgaaattatcatacgaacctattggaaccttcaaattctgattctgaggttgtttactctaaagtcaaaccttagtcaacccttccaacttaaatcttccgaatttagaattttctttccaaatcaactccgaactttcccaaattcaattccgaccgcacgtacaagtcataatacttgtagtgaagctactcaaggcctcaaaccgctgattgacatgctagagctcaaaacaaccgatcgtGTCATTACAACTACTAATACACAATGCAACTCAACAGAAATGGTTATGCAAACACTGGTAATCTAACAAATTCTCTCTCTGCTAtcactcactctctctctcttcgatctcattctctcttcttcttctctctcactttaattccttcttcttctgcagGAATCCATTGAAGCCCACTGTTGATTAGTTTGTAGTCTACAATCATTACATTGTATTGTACATTGAATACAATTGAGGTAATAAAATTCCCATTAACTTTTGCTGTCTCATATCAAATTACAATTCCATTTATTGAATTATattacaattggtatcagagctctttcTTGGCCCTAAGAAAATGACGATTACAGAAACCAGATCTAAATCTACTGAAGAAAACATTAAGAGAGTGGAGAATCAATTACAGGAAAACATGGCCTCGACGAATCAGAAGTTCAAAGACTTGAGCAACAAGTTGGATCTGTTAATAGAGAAGCTCCTTCCTACTCAAGATGGAATCCTGGGGAGTGCTCCAAGGGAAGAATTTCAACTAGAGAGGTCAGGAATTTGAAATAGGTATGGCGACCAGACAGAGTCTTCTTAGGTAAGAAGTCAATTCAATCATAGGTTTGAATTCCCTTATTTTGATGGAGTGGGGTCTGACCCTTGTTCATGGTTGAGGATATGTGAGAGGTACTTCCAATACAACCATGTGTTGGATCCCCAACAAAAACTTAAAGCTGCAGTTCTTCACTTGGTGGGTAAGGCTGAAGCTTGGTTCTTCTCTTACCAGGTGAGTCGTGGAACAATTTCTTGGAAGGACTTCTGTGAAAAAATCTGTAGAAAACTTTTAGAAGTAGATAATAGAAAGTTCAATTtaataggtgaattaaataaactagAATAAAGGGGTACAATTAATGAGTATTTAGAAAAGTTTGAGGAACTAAAGACTTGGGTATTAATTAGAAGACCTACTATTCCTGAGGAATTCTTCTTAGAGTTCTTTGGGAATGTCTTAAAGAGAAAATTAGAAACACTGTCAAAATCCTCAATCCCTACACCTTAAGTTAGGCTATGGAAAAAGCTAGGTATCAGGAGAAAGTCATTTAAGCTCAGAATAGGAAAAGCAGGATCACTTGGAACATGGGTACAATGCAAACTAACAATCCAACAATAAGCAGAACTCATGGAAATTAGCCTAAAGAAGGATATGTGAATGCATTTGGTGCAGGAATCATGAAGAACCACAATGCATGCTATAAATGTGGTGATAAATGGGTTCCAGGGCATCAATGTAAGAATAAACAGCTCAATGCATTGACAGTTGGGGAGGAACCAATGGAACTAGAATAGACAAGTGACTTGCCAAGTGAATTAGAGTATATTGAGGACTCACAAGGGGTAGAAATGATGGAGGAAGCTAtcagccttaatgctttatcagGAACAGAGTTCTCAAATACAATTACACTGAATGGAATAGCCAAAAAAAGGTACTAACTATCTTAGTAGACTCGGGGAGCACCCACAGTTTTTTGGATATAGAGACTGCCAGGCAAATTGGTTGTATTATAAAGAAAGCTAGACCTATGAGGGTGACTGTGGCTAATGATAACCAATTGATGAGCCTTTACTCTTGTCCTCTGTTAAGATGGAAAATACAAAGGATGGAGTTTGAGGATTCAGTCGGACTGATCTAGCTGGATGGTTGTGATATGATCTTAGGAGGAGATTGGATGAGAGCTCATAATCCACTCCTATTGGATTTTGTAGCCTATAGAGGTGTAGTATCTCATAAAGGCAAAAGATTAGAACTTAAAGGCATGTACAATCAAGCTTTATTGCAAAGTATGACTATCAGTGGCATACAACAACTATTCAAGAAAGGAAAGGTATTCTGGGGGCACCTATTTACAGTAACAACATCAGAGGTGAAAAAACAGGAAGTGTTAGCTTCAAAACTTTCAGGAGTACTGCTGCAGTAGTACAATGATGTGTTGAACCAAAATCTTTGCCTCCTAGAAGACAACAAGATCACTTCATACCACTGAAACCAGCATCAGTACCAGTCAGCATTAGGCCTTACATGtataattattttcagaaaaaTGAGATAGAGAAACAAGTTAAAGATATGTTAACTAATGGTATAATTCAGCCTAGTCATTCTCCATTCTCATCACCTGTATTACTGGTTAAGAAAACAAATGATAGTTGGAGGTTTTGCATTTACTATAGGGAGCTTAATAAGATGACTGTTACGGACAAGTTCCCCATTCCCCTAGTGGATGACTTGTTGGATGAATTAAGTGGCTCCTATGTGTACTCTAAGATAGACCTGAGAGCAGGTTATCACCAAATCAGGATGCATGAGGAAGATATTCACAAAACAACCTTTAGAACATACTTAGGTCAATATGAGTTCAAGGTCATGCCCTTTGGCCTTACCAATGCCCATGCTACTTTCCAAAGTATTATGAATCATGTTTTCAAAGATTACTTGAGGCAATTTGTACTAGTTTTCTTTGATGACATTCGATTTTATAGTCCTACAATTCAAGAACACAAGGAACACTTAGAGAAAGTATTGGGAATTCTAAGGAAGGACCAACTATATGCCATAAGGTCCAAGTGATCTTTTAGCCGAAGCAGAGTGGAATATCTAGGCCATATCATTACTGAAGAAGGAGTGACTATTGATCcatcaaaaatagaagaaatggtgAACAGGACTATACCTAAATCAATTATGGGGTTAACATGTTATTATAGAAGGTTTGTACAGTCATATGTGGTGATCAGTAAACCATTAACTATCCTGCTGAAGAAAAATTCATTTCAGTGGGGGCTAGAAGTAGAAACAGCCTTTATCAACCTTAAGCAAGCAATGACCACTGAACCAGTCTTAGTATTGGCAGACTTCACCAAGACATTTGTGGTGGAAACTGATGCTTGCTCAAGAGGCATGGGCGTTGTGCTTATGCAGGAAGGGAGACCTCTAGTATTTTTCAGTAAGGCTCTAGCTCCTAGACACTGAGGATTATCTACCTATGAAAAAGAGTATATGGCAGTCCTAACAACAGTAGATAGATGGAGACAATATTTACAAAGGGGTCACTTTATTATCAGAACTGACTATCATAACTTAAAATACCCATTGGAGCAAAATGTGACAACTGCTCTTCAACAAAAAGGCCTGAACAAGTTGCTAGGGTTAGATTATAAGGTATAGTACAAGAAGTGAATAGAGAATAAGGTAGCTGATGCACTATCTAGAAGGGAAATAGAGGATTCGAGTCTCAATACCATCACAATTGCTGAACCTACTTGGATGCAAAAGATCATTCAAAGCTATGACGATGACCCTTCAGCTGCACAACTGACCATTGAGTTAACAACAGCCCCTGCCAGCAAGCTACACTACACTCTTCAATAGGGAATTATAAGATATAAGCAGAGAGTACATGTGGGAAAGGGTGCAAACCTCAGAGCTAAAATATTTGAGGTGCTATATCAATCCCCTTTGGGAGGTCATTATAGTCAAATGGGCACTTATATGAGGATTAATGGAgtgttctactgtactaacatgAAGGCTGAGGTGATCAAGTGGGCCTCAAAATATGATACTTGTCAAAGAGTTAAGGGAGAGAATGTTCTTTCTCCAGGCCTATTACAACTTTTACCCATCCCAAAAATGCCATGGTAAGACATAGCCATGGATTTTATAGAAGGGTTACCCAAATATGGATGTGTAGAGGCTATACTAGTGGTAGTAGATAGGTTGATTAAGTATGGCCAGTTTGTGGCCCTGAAGCATCTTTATACAACACAGGATATAGCTGATATATTCCTAAAAGAAATATACAGGTTGCATGGTATACTAAGGACTATTGTGACAACCAGGGATGCTATCTTTACTAGTCAGTTTTGGCAACAACTTTGCAAAACTATGAGAACTAAATTGAATATATCTACTTCTTATCATCCCCAATCTGATGGTCAAACAGAGAGGCTTAACGGGTGTTTGGAGTCCTATTTGAGATCTATGGTATTCATTAATCCAAAGCAGTGGGTGAAGTGGTTGCCATTAGCAGAATGATGGTACAATACCAACTGCCATAGCTCACTAAAGACCATCCCTTTTCAGGATTTATATGGGTTCCCACCTACACAAGTTCCCTTGGGGTCCCTACCATACTCAACACGTACAATAGTAGGGTCCCTTATATCTTAGAGACAACAAATGTTGTGAAATCTGAAAGAAAACATGAATCAAGCCCAGGCCCGTATGAAGTTTTACTCTGATAAACGCATGTCATATAGAACTTTAGATGTGGGAGATATGGTTTATCTAAAACTACAGCCATACAGGCAAACATCAGTAGCAGTACGAAGGAATCTAAAGCTTAGTGCAAAATATTACGGACCATATAAAATCACAGGGAAGATAGAAACAGTAGCTTACAGATTTGAGCTCCCTTCTGGATCTCAGATCCACCCGGTCCTTCACGCGTCCCAGCTCAAAAAATGTGTGGGTTTGACAAACTCACCGCAACAGCAACCTCCAATCTGCGATGCAGATGGTCAAGTCTTGGTCCAGCCACTGGCGATTTTACAAAGGCGAATTCTTAAGGTGAATAATGCTGTAGGGATTAAGGTGATAGTACAATGGACGAATCTAGGAGCAGATGAGGTGACATAGGAGGATTGGGGCTATATTAAGAGTCAATTTCCCGACAAAGTCATTCTTCATCGGTGAGGTATTGTTAGGAACGAAGGTTGTCGGCTAAGATATTAGGGAAATAAAATGAATAAAGAGAACTAGGGTTAGGGATAAAAGACTAATGAAGGGTGACATGGCAACATCAGGAGCGTTCATAGCATTTAACATTAGGCGGCTCAGATTACAAATCCTAATAATATCCAACGATGGGGAATATTCTAGAAGACTATTAATACACAACTCAACTCAACATAAACGGTTATGCAAACACTGGTaatctaacaccttctctttctACTATCACTCACTCTCTCTCTTCGATCCAATTCTCTCTTCTTCGATCTCTCACTtcaattccttcttcttctgtAAGAATCCATTGAAGCTCGTTGTTGATTAACTTGTAGTCTACAATTATTACATTGTATTGTACATTGAATACAATTGAGCtaataaaatttttattgacTTCCGCTATCTCATATCAAATTATAATTCCATTTACAATATTATACAAAGCGTCAAGTTTATAAACAGATTTGACTTATGTATGTTATTGTTTACTTCTATTTAATTTCAAAGTTATAGGTTACAAGAATTTAGTGAATCTTATTAGTAAAGTCCCTACTTTTATATCATACAATTGTATTGATACTATTCTATTTTCTAGAGGTTTTCTCTTTCATGGATACTAATAATATAAGagacaaaagaaaatatttgagtactaaggaaagaaaaataagtcTTTCTAAGGGAAGAAGATATAGCTCTGCTTTCTTTTCGAGCCATCAATAATTACCGGCTCTCAACGGCTGCGATTCTCCTTTCATCGATCCATCAGTTATGAAAGACTACTGGGTAAAAGCCCCAAATCATTAGAAATACCTTAACATTTTTTTTTACTAACGAAAGATAATATCTAAATAAGAACAGAGGGAATTCTGCTATATATTCACAAATGAGTCAAAACGAACTCCATTTATAGGGTTTTATACAAACTGAGAATTACATAAGcaaatgtttaatttaaattgcATTAAGTCAAAACAAAATATCTAAATAGTATTTGCTTTCTTGAATACAAGATCTGTATGTGGTACACATCATCTAGGTAATACAGGTGATGTAGGTTAATAAATGAAGTGAATTTCATGATCTGTCATAGGCCTCCTCCCAAACTTATGTTTCAACAatttatgtatgtatatatacaaaaGTAATTCTATTAgatcaatataattttttaacgGTGAGGATTCAATTGAACCCTTCAGATCATGTAGCTTCGCCCCTACTTGTAATCTCTATCGGCATTGATAGAGCATAGCCTTTCTAATTTTAGGTGCGACCCTGtaattaggggtgtcaatggttcggttcgggcagttattttataaaatttgtatcataccaatttttcggttattctattatgtataatcaaAATTAGACCTTTAGAAACCTTACCAATCATGTCAGTTTTTCTTCGGTATCAGTACGGTTCGGtaaattttcagtattttttaaaatatcatttaaaagtcAGTAGTAGAAGCaaaatgcaataacatacgtacttttataAGATATAGCAAAACTGtctagacatttttactatttaaagggtcatgaattaagaaaacatgaaagatggcGAGCGTATAGATCCCTCAATTATTCTCCAACATCATAAAAGAAAACTAAgctaagacaaagaaaatataaataacacGAGTGGAAGGATATTAAGCAAGTTGGCGCTCAAGAATAAATTCTATAGAAgataaatatttgaaatataaatttaaatcatacgaaaggaaacatattcaatacgttgcagtttgctactcataatcgctagaataccttgtgtcttgctagtgaatatgcttgaaataatttagtttcaatagaagtagtataagaggtttgagaattaggattttgagtttaattccTTGCTGGCTTGTAACCGTGTTCATAATTCCAAGGTGCAAgagaaaatttaatattttattatttttaaacttaatatttacatatattttttacatgtaaatttattcAGTGCGGTTTAgtattttttcgatttattttcataaaataaaaaatctacactaattatcggtacggttatacatttatataaaaacctaagattttattaaaagaaacctaaaattcGATTCAGTGCGGTATAATTCGGTCGGTTTAGTCAGTTTTTAAATATCCTTGACACCCCTACCTGTAATGAGTCTATGTATGAAACAGGTATAATTCACACCAAGTGAAATAACATTAATGTATGTCCCCAAGTGAATTTGAACCCTAGGTCGTGGCTTAGATCTCGAAACCCACAACTAGTAACATAGTTAGAGCAGGGTTAAACCATATGGTTCGAaaaaagatttaattatattCCTTTCATTGGAAAATTATATCGTGCAAGTAGGGTTAAACcaaattttcttctatttatgGAAATTGCATGTTGAATTTGTTGGGTTTAACCTTGGTTAGCTTAAAATAaagagtgaatgggaaatggagggaaaataaaattttgaatatCTCTCCTTgtcaaagggacattgtcccatattggaggaagaaaaaacttttgatgggtatataagcaattatttttcttctacctcttaaagagttaagaagaaacaAGTCTCGCGTCGTCGTTGTCGTCGCTCAATCGGCTTCGGCTGCGGCTTCtgatttggtcaaagattgattgattaatctttttggataaaatttctttaattatttaataaaaaatatttattaaattagCTGAATATCCAACCCGAACCAGATCCGTGCGCAACCTGATTCAGTTTCTTCCcggttttttatttaaatttcccTCCCATTTTAAGTGAATGTTCTGAAGGATTGTGAACTTTCAGGAACAATACTTCCATTGGCTGTAAATTCATTTGATTCCTCAGATTTTTCCTGACGAATTTTCGGAACTTAaagacttcttcttcttctgcacaaatctATTTCAGTGTGATTTACTACCGTTGAGTGGTTCGCTGACACCGtggtttttggtaccaatacaccagtaagttaaatcgttctatcatGGGAGGATAATATTTCAggacctcgggtacttgaggagAATAATTTTCTTAAAGACACACTGTATAATCAGTGAGCTCGATTTATTCCGAAATTAATTTTTTCAGATATTATTTCGACTTCCAATtactactaactttctgtttctatTTACTGTTTCAGAAAGATTACTGTTTCGttatttattatagtaatatGTGGTGGCCGCACCTGCGCGCCCGCTTCTGCGTTTCTTTCGCCGCTTCTGCGAGTCTGCTTCTGCGAGActttgaccgcttctgcggtcctggCTGGGCAGGCCCATAATCACTTCTGCGGCTTGATGGCCACTTCTGTGGTGCCACACCTGCGGCCCAAAATGCGCATGTGGGATTACACTAGGTGCAACAACTTCAGCCAATCCAACACATTTCCAAATGATCCGTTAACTactcgaaatcaacccgaggcccccgggacctcaaccaaacataccaacaagtcctaaaacatcatacaaacttagttgagccctcaaatcacatcaaacaacgctaaaaatacgaatcaccctccgattcaaacttaatgaactttgaaacttcaaacttctaaaaCCGTCACACcatatccgattgacctcaaattttgcacacgggTCATATTCAGccttacagacctactccaactttcagaatcggaatccgaccccgatatcaaaatgtccactaccagtcaaaatctccaaaaattcgacttttgccaattcaagcctaaatcagctacggacctccaattcacagtccggacatgctcctaagtccaaaatcacccaacggagctaacggaactagtgaaactctatttcggagtcgtctttaTATAGTTCCAACTACagtaaaaaaaatcctaataattAAGCTTTCGTTTAAGGACTaggtgtcccaaaacactccgaaaacATAAccaaaacctcccgacaagtcacataagcagaaagaGATATgggaaaaatagtaaataggggatcgtggctataactctcaaaatgaccggccgggtcctTACAAAgccgacaccatctcgaggtgggaaaaagtattttataacttttattgacgattgcactcaatattgttatgtttatttgcttaatagaaAGGATGAaacaattgaagcatttaagcaatacaaaaataaagtagtGAATCagttgaataaaaagatcaaaataattaaaagtgataggggtggagaatatgaatctctgtttacagaaatatgttcggaatatggaattatccatcaaactactgcccctacatacctcaatccaatggaattgcggaaagaaaaaatcggacattaaagaaaatgatgaattctttattaataagttcagGATTACCACATAGTTTGTGGGGGAAAGCTATCCTTACaactaaccgaatactcaacagagtaccccacatCAAAACgtaatctattccatatgaaaaatgaaaaagaagaaaacccaaattgaaatatttcaaagtgtgggagTGTTTAACAAATGTACAAGTACCtttacccaaaagggtaaaaatcagACCAAAAACTGTGGATTGCGTTTTCATTAGATATgctaaaatagtaaagaatgtcggtttttggttca from Nicotiana tabacum cultivar K326 chromosome 24, ASM71507v2, whole genome shotgun sequence includes:
- the LOC142178070 gene encoding putative mitochondrial protein AtMg00860; this encodes MVNRTIPKSIMGLTCYYRRFVQSYVVISKPLTILLKKNSFQWGLEVETAFINLKQAMTTEPVLVLADFTKTFVVETDACSRGMGVVLMQEGRPLVFFSKALAPRH
- the LOC142178071 gene encoding uncharacterized protein LOC142178071; this encodes MNQAQARMKFYSDKRMSYRTLDVGDMVYLKLQPYRQTSVAVRRNLKLSAKYYGPYKITGKIETVAYRFELPSGSQIHPVLHASQLKKCVGLTNSPQQQPPICDADGQVLVQPLAILQRRILKVNNAVGIKVIVQWTNLGADEVT